The Thermosynechococcus sp. HN-54 DNA segment GAAAGTGCCCCTGTTGCACGTGGGGAGACTGGCTCAGCTGCACCAGAGCCATATTGTGGTCATGGAGCACCCGTTCTTTTTCGAGCAGTTGTTGATTGGCCGCCTCAAGGGCAGCCGTCCGGTGCGTCACTTCCTCTTCAAGGCGTTGATTAAAGCGATGGAGTTCACCAAAACTCTCTTGGAGTTGCCCCGCCATATCGAGAAAGGTTCGCCCTAAGTTCCCCACTTCATCTTGGCTGTGGGTGTCCACATCCCCTTCAATGGCCAAATCACCGGCGGCAATTTTGTGGGCTGCCGCATCTAACTTCTGAATCGGGCGCACCATGTAGCCGGTGACACCCCAAGTCACAAGACTAATCAGACAGAAAGACACAACAAGAATAAGAAGACCGGCTCGCGTTTCTTCGTGGATAAAAACCAAGAGAGTTGCTTCATTGAGACGGATGGCGAGACTCCAGCCGGCTTGGGAAATCGGAGTGTAAAAGACCCATTGCCGCTCATTGGAAGTCCAATCCCGCATCCACAGATGGCCACTTTGACCGCTGACCATTGCTTGGCCCAAGGCCTCAAGATCACTGCGATTTTGTTCTTTGGCAATGTAGAAAATAGACTGGCCAATCAACTGAGCATCGTTGTGAAAAATAATTCGTCCCTTGCGATCCAAAACAAAAAACTGTTCCTCCTCTAGGCCTTGGATATTGATTTCCTGTTGGAGCGTTGCCAACGCCACATCCACAGTGGCCACACCCCGAATTTGTCCCTGACGACGAAAGGGAACGGCATAGGTGACCATCCAGACATTCCCTGCCCCCTCATCAAAGTAGGGATCACTCCAGCGCGGTTGGCCAGTGCGGATCACCTCACCATACCAGTCCCACCTAGGCTGCGTGTAGTCGTAGATTTTCCCTGTGTCTTTTTGTACTACGGTGCCGTTGTCCTTATAAACATAGGGAGCAAACAGTCGTTTGCGAGGGGAGAAGCTATAGGGGGTAAAGGCGATCGCCACCCCATAGGCGAGATTATTCATTTCGACAGTGCGGCGCAGAAACGCATACAGCGCCTGCTCACTGGCCATGGGAAAGGTTTCTAGGGCATGGGCACTGGCCGTTGCCAGCTCTACCATTTGCTCTAGGGTGTCATCAAATTGGGTTGCATAGAGGGACACCATGGCCTGCTGCCACTGCTCATAGTCAGCGGTACTGCGGCGAATCACCCGCCCGCGAATGTAGAGGAATAGACCCGTGTAGATGACAATAACCGGCAGGAGCGTCCCCAGCAAGAGCTTATGGCGAAAGGATAGCTTGCTGAGCATGGCGATCGCTCTCCGTAGGCCTTCCCCTCAATTTTAGGCTGGCCAAGAAAAGCCGATTTTTTAAGACAGGGGACTCAGAACCTTACTGTCGGTCTCCGTGGCTGCCTCGCCAATGACCTCTGGTGTATTGGCTTCTGAGGGCGGCACCACCTGCCAGAAGAGGGGTAAATACCGCTCCCATTGCTCGAGAATCATTGCTGCCTTGGCACTGCCGGTGCGCTCGTGGTGAGCAGTAATCAGTTGCTTGAGTTGAGCGGCGCCAATAGCAGAGGTGACCCGCTGGAGCTTGACAATTTCGGGGTTTACCTTGGCGGGGAAGTCACCCGCTTCATCCAAGATATAGGCCAAGCCACCCGTCATACCGGCACCGACATTGCGACCTGTGGTTCCCAAGACCACCACCACACCGCCGGTCATGTACTCACAGCAGTGATCCCCTGTGCCCTCAACAACGGCATAGGCTTTGGAGTTGCGGACAGCAAATCGTTCACCGGCGCGGCCATTGGCAAAGAGGAACCCACCCGTGGCGCCGTAGAGACAGGTGTTGCCAATAATCACATTCTCCGCAGCCGCGTAGGGGGCATTGGCCGGCGGCTTGATAATGATTTCACCGCCGTGCATCCCTTTGCCGACATAGTCATTGGCTTCCCCTGTGAGGTTGAGGATCATCCCCGGCAGGTTGAAGGCGCCAAAGCTCTGACCCGCACTGCCGCGGAAGTTGAGGGTAATCTGACCTTCAAAGCCGGTGTTACCATACTTTTTGGCAATGACACCCGCAATCCGTGCCCCCACGGTGCGATCAGTGTTGACAATGGGCAGCTCCAGCTCAACGGTTTGTTGTTTTTCAATCGCTGCTTGCACCTCTGGGCGTGCCAAGATGGCATCATCGAGAACAGCCCCGTTACTGTGAACGGTTTCGTGTTGCAGCCACTGGCGATCGTGCCGCGTGTCGGGTAACTTCGTCAGGCAATCCAGATTCAGGGGCGCGGTTTTCGTCAGGGTGACATCCTGCCGCGGTACCAGTAAATCCGCGCGGCCAATGATCTCGTTCAGGCTGCGGTAGCCCAGTTTTGCCAAAATTGAGCGCACCTCTTCGGCAATAAAGAGGAAGAAGTTCACCACATGCTCAGGCATACCGGGGAAGCGCTTGCGCAGTTCTTCTTTTTGGGTGGCCACGCCCACAGGACAATTATTGGTGTGGCAAATCCGCGCCATGATGCAGCCCTCGGCAATCATTGCCACCGAGCCAAAGCCAAATTCCTCGGCACCCATCAGTGCCCCCATGACGACATCCCAGCCACACTTGAGGCCACCATCCACCCGCAGAATCACGCGATCGCGCAGTTGATTTTCGAGGAGAACACGGTGAACCTCCGTCAGACCCAGTTCCCACGGACTGCCGGCATGCTTAATTGAACTCAAGGGTGAAGCACCCGTGCCGCCATCGTGACCGGAAATTTGAATCACATCGGCGTTGGCCTTCGCTACCCCCGCGGCAATCGTACCAATGCCAATTTCTGCCACCAGTTTTACGGAGACTTGGGCTTGGGGATTGATCTGGTGCAGATCAAAGATCAGTTGCGCCAAATCCTCAATGGAGTAAATGTCGTGGTGAGGGGGCGGTGAAATGAGGGAGACTCCCGGCTTGGAGCGCCGCAGCATAGCAATGTAGGGGCTGACTTTGGTGCCCGGCAGTTGACCCCCTTCCCCCGGTTTTGCCCCTTGGGCAATCTTGATTTCAATTTGCTGGGCATTGATCAGGTACTCAGGGGTGACGCCAAAGCGCCCAGAGGCCACCTGTTTAATCGCTGAGCTGGCGGTGTCACCATTGCGCAAGCCCCGCAAATGGGGAAATTGGGGAGAGTGCCCCTCGGCATCCACATCCGTGAGCACTTGGAAGCGAATTGGATCTTCACCGCCCTCACCAGAGTTGGATTTGGCACCGAGGCGGTTCATGGCGATCGCCAGCACCTCATGGGCTTCCCGCGAGAGGGCACCCAAGGACATGCCGCCAGTACAGAAGCGCTTAACAATTTCGCTGGCAGGTTCGACCTCCTCGAGGGGAATACTGGGGCGATCGCTCTGGAAGTCCAGTAGATCCCGCAACGCTGTGGGTACCCGCTCCCGCAATTGGCGGCGATAGACCTCGTAGTGGTCGTAGCGATTGCTGGTCACCGCCTTGTGGAGGGCCTTGGCCATCTCCGGATTGTTCATGTGGTACTCGCCCCCCGGACGGAACTGGACAAAGCCAAAGTTCTCCAGTTTCTTTGCGGTGAGTTCGGGGAAGGCTTTCTGGTGAAAGGCAATGGTTTCTTGCGCGAGATCCTGTAGCGTTAGACCGCCCACGCGAGAAGTAGTACCAATAAAGGCCTTATTAAGCAGGTCATCACCAATGCCAATGGCCTCAAAGATTTGGGCACCGCGATAGCTGGCAATCAAGGAGATGCCCATCTTGGAGAGAATTTTTAGGAGTCCCTCTTCTATGGCTTTGCGATAGTTGGCCTGCACTTGTTGCAGTGTCAGTTGCGGTAGTTTCCCCTTGGCCATCAGGCTTTGGGTGCGATCGCTATACCACCACTGGCGAATCGTTTCCCACGTCAGATAGGGACACACTGCCCCTGCCCCGTAACCAATCAGACAGGCAAAGTGATGGGTACTCCAGCATTGGGCTGTTTCCACCACGAGGGAGACACGACGGCGAATGCCTTGGGCAATCAAATGGTGGTGAACGGCACCCACGGCCAACAGCGGCGGAATATAGGAGGTGTCCGCATCAAGGAGATGGGGTTCGCCAGCAAGATTGTGGCGATCGCTGAGGACAAGGATTTCAGCCCCTCCCCTAACGGCTGCCGCTGCCTGTTCACAGAGCCGATTCACCGCTGCCTCTAAGCCCGCAGGCCCTTGGGCGATCGCAAATTGTGTCGAGAGGCGAGTCGTGCCAAAGGGTACCTTGAGAATTT contains these protein-coding regions:
- a CDS encoding glutamate synthase-related protein encodes the protein MQQSTFSSPKHQVGYHGQPWLVAERDACGVGFVAHCKGVASHRILTQALEGLTCLEHRGGCSADRDSGDGAGIMTAIPWELLPEFGIPRQRIGVAMIFLPQGAATAAAKGIVERVLSENELRLLGWRPVPVNPSVLGVQAKQNQPQIEQLFVASSKASGDELERQLYLTRKRIERAIAQTKADWRQDFYICSFSTRTIVYKGMVRSVVLAQFYDDLRNPNYITPFALYHRRFSTNTMPKWPLAQPMRMLGHNGEINTLLGNINWMRARAAQLSHPYWGEAFADLMPIVNAENSDSANLDNVLELLVQSGRQPLQAMMMLVPEAYQNQPDLADHPEVVDFYEYYSGIQEAWDGPALVAFSDGKIVGATLDRNGLRPARYTLTNDDLVIVSSEAGSIQIDEATVIEKGRLGPGQMIAVDLEHQELLTNWEIKQRVAQQQPYGEWLKTYRQELTPQPYGETPTLESQTCLQQQMAFGFSAEDVEMIIEAMAKDGKEPTFCMGDDIPLAVLSQQPHLFYDYFKQRFAQVTNPAIDPLREKLVMSLVTRLGARGNLLVERPEDARLLQLNSPLINEAELEEILKVPFGTTRLSTQFAIAQGPAGLEAAVNRLCEQAAAAVRGGAEILVLSDRHNLAGEPHLLDADTSYIPPLLAVGAVHHHLIAQGIRRRVSLVVETAQCWSTHHFACLIGYGAGAVCPYLTWETIRQWWYSDRTQSLMAKGKLPQLTLQQVQANYRKAIEEGLLKILSKMGISLIASYRGAQIFEAIGIGDDLLNKAFIGTTSRVGGLTLQDLAQETIAFHQKAFPELTAKKLENFGFVQFRPGGEYHMNNPEMAKALHKAVTSNRYDHYEVYRRQLRERVPTALRDLLDFQSDRPSIPLEEVEPASEIVKRFCTGGMSLGALSREAHEVLAIAMNRLGAKSNSGEGGEDPIRFQVLTDVDAEGHSPQFPHLRGLRNGDTASSAIKQVASGRFGVTPEYLINAQQIEIKIAQGAKPGEGGQLPGTKVSPYIAMLRRSKPGVSLISPPPHHDIYSIEDLAQLIFDLHQINPQAQVSVKLVAEIGIGTIAAGVAKANADVIQISGHDGGTGASPLSSIKHAGSPWELGLTEVHRVLLENQLRDRVILRVDGGLKCGWDVVMGALMGAEEFGFGSVAMIAEGCIMARICHTNNCPVGVATQKEELRKRFPGMPEHVVNFFLFIAEEVRSILAKLGYRSLNEIIGRADLLVPRQDVTLTKTAPLNLDCLTKLPDTRHDRQWLQHETVHSNGAVLDDAILARPEVQAAIEKQQTVELELPIVNTDRTVGARIAGVIAKKYGNTGFEGQITLNFRGSAGQSFGAFNLPGMILNLTGEANDYVGKGMHGGEIIIKPPANAPYAAAENVIIGNTCLYGATGGFLFANGRAGERFAVRNSKAYAVVEGTGDHCCEYMTGGVVVVLGTTGRNVGAGMTGGLAYILDEAGDFPAKVNPEIVKLQRVTSAIGAAQLKQLITAHHERTGSAKAAMILEQWERYLPLFWQVVPPSEANTPEVIGEAATETDSKVLSPLS